The region CTTGATAGTGTGGGACAGACTATTTTGAATCTCCTCAGCGACATCCGTGGTAAAAGGCTGCTGCATGCCGCCCTCCTGGCATTGTCCCTGGTCCTGGCCCTGACCGGCCGGGCCGCTGCCCAGGGCGGCTTTGCCGCCTACCCCCCCCTGGCGCCCGACTATAGCTCCATCAAGGTTTTCGACAACCAGGGGCGGTATGTCGGTCGCCTCCTGTCGGAGAAACGGTACTGGGCAACCATCGACCGCATCCCCTCCTTTCTGCAGAAAGCGGTGGTGGCGGTTGAAGACGCCCGCTTTTACGAACATGGCGGGATCGATATCCGCGGCATCGCCCGGGCCCTGGTGAAGGATGTGGTCAAGGGGAAAATGGTCGAGGGGGGCTCGACCATCACCCAGCAGTTGATCAAGAACAAGTACCTGTCCGGCGCGAAGACCATCGAGCGCAAGCTGGACGAAGCCCGCCTGGCCATGGATTTCGAAAAGAAATATACCAAGAAGCAGATTCTGGAGATGTATTTCAACGAGATCTATTATGGCAACGGGGCCTGGGGCATCGTCCAGGCGGCCCGCATCTATTTCGACAAGAACCCGGAGGACCTGACCGAGGCCGAGTGCGCCCTCCTGGCCGGCGTGCCCAAGAATCCGGGCCGTTACAATCCGCTGGGCAAGGGGGCCAACGTCACGCGGCGGCGGGATGTGGTCCTCAAACGGATGGTGGACCTGAATATCATCACCCCCCGCCAGAAACAGCGGTTGAGGACCCAGCGGGTTACCTTCATGCCGTCGGGACAGGCCCCCCAGTATCTGGCCCATATCCGGGCCAAACTCATGGAGCGGTACGGTGCGGAGGTTATCGAACAGGGGGGGCTGGAGGTGACCGCGGCCCTGGACTTGAACCTGCAGAAACAGGCGGAACAGGCGCTGGCCGAGGGGGTGAAACGCATCTCCCCCCACCTGCAGGGGGCCTTGGTGTGCCTTGATCCCGCCACGGGGGACGTGCTGGCGGCCGTGGGGGGCGTCGGCGTTACCAAGG is a window of Geobacter sp. FeAm09 DNA encoding:
- a CDS encoding transglycosylase domain-containing protein — encoded protein: MLHAALLALSLVLALTGRAAAQGGFAAYPPLAPDYSSIKVFDNQGRYVGRLLSEKRYWATIDRIPSFLQKAVVAVEDARFYEHGGIDIRGIARALVKDVVKGKMVEGGSTITQQLIKNKYLSGAKTIERKLDEARLAMDFEKKYTKKQILEMYFNEIYYGNGAWGIVQAARIYFDKNPEDLTEAECALLAGVPKNPGRYNPLGKGANVTRRRDVVLKRMVDLNIITPRQKQRLRTQRVTFMPSGQAPQYLAHIRAKLMERYGAEVIEQGGLEVTAALDLNLQKQAEQALAEGVKRISPHLQGALVCLDPATGDVLAAVGGVGVTKGSYNRAFSAKRQPGSAIKPLIYAAALEKGITAGSIWSDAPVAYDRGNNQVWKPQNYGREQYGELSLRRALAYSSNVVTVKVLEAIGVPYFADFAGKMGLPLRAQNGLSLALGTDEVTLNDLVQAYTPLATGGMHSEGRTIIRIYDHRRHAWTENPPIVAPTLAPATAFVTTQMLKDVMTYGTAKSLRKFSQQHPAAGKTGTTDDYRDAWFVGYTPQVITGVWVGYDKPRPGGRGFTGGAVAAPIWERFMRRAVAARPAVDFPRPDAVVSVAIDPVTGYLATAECPKKHDEFYIAGTEPTRYCPKHGGGEAVPVPAPPAPQQ